One part of the Bacteroidota bacterium genome encodes these proteins:
- a CDS encoding helix-turn-helix domain-containing protein, which yields MSNIDHLNERIKRIREILGVNQEEFASITGISRSSIGNYETNVSKPKYPDLIKIAKIGNVTLDWLLTGEESSFTPPVTDLKTLKGSDAKPAHAVLYPLIDKVTAGDFSANAHQENIVEYYPVNFVRKNCFLVEVEGDSMTCDDPDQSIQAGDLLLVDPVETVTPGDLVVVKLTSTRHMVKQFFISKDGIELRSLNPSHPSIFITPDQLEYIFRVVYHQPRGRRK from the coding sequence ATGTCAAATATTGACCATTTAAATGAACGCATAAAAAGAATCAGAGAAATATTGGGTGTGAATCAAGAAGAATTTGCATCCATAACTGGAATATCAAGAAGTTCCATCGGCAATTATGAAACAAATGTCAGCAAGCCGAAATATCCTGATCTTATAAAAATTGCCAAGATAGGCAATGTCACTCTTGACTGGTTGCTTACAGGCGAGGAGAGCAGTTTTACACCACCGGTAACCGATTTGAAGACCTTAAAAGGGAGTGATGCAAAGCCGGCACATGCAGTGCTCTACCCGCTGATCGACAAGGTAACGGCGGGAGATTTTTCGGCGAATGCTCACCAGGAGAACATAGTGGAGTATTACCCCGTCAACTTTGTGAGGAAAAACTGTTTTCTCGTGGAAGTTGAGGGAGACAGCATGACCTGCGACGACCCCGATCAGAGCATTCAGGCAGGAGACTTGCTTTTAGTTGACCCCGTGGAGACCGTCACCCCGGGAGATCTTGTTGTGGTGAAGCTTACTTCAACCCGCCACATGGTAAAACAGTTCTTCATCTCAAAAGACGGTATCGAACTTAGATCACTTAACCCTTCGCACCCTTCCATCTTCATCACCCCCGATCAGCTTGAATACATCTTTCGGGTGGTTTACCATCAACCCAGGGGACGGAGGAAATAA